DNA from Symphalangus syndactylus isolate Jambi chromosome 22, NHGRI_mSymSyn1-v2.1_pri, whole genome shotgun sequence:
cacagcaagactccatctctaaagaaaataacTGCCTGGGCacagtgctcacacctgtaatcccagcactttgggaggccaaggcgggcagatcacgaggtcaagagatcaagaccatcctggccaacatggtgaaaccccatctctaaaaatacaaaatttagctgggcatggtggtgcgcgcttgtaggcccagctactcggaaggctgaggcaggagaatctcttgaacctgggatgtggaggttgcagtgagccaagatcgtgccactgcactccagcctggcgaaagagcaagacagtgtctcaaaaaaaaaaaaaagaaagaaagaaaataaaataagccatggtgacatgcacctgttgtcccagctgcttaggaggctgaaatgggaggactgcttgagcccagaaggtcaaagctgcagtgagctgtgattgcaccactgcactccagcctgggcaacagggcaagaccctgtctcaaaaaagaaaaacaaaaaaagagtcaaTAGCACTAATAATAATGTTAAGTATGTGACAGGCACTATTCTAATCAGTTTACATGTTATCATTAATCTTCAAAACCATCCTCTGCCGTTGGTGCTATTATCCCCGTTATACTGGGGAAAATTGAAGCTCAGGCAGCCTAAGAGATGAACAGCTAGGCCATCGCAGAGCCAAGTCCTAACTCAACAGTCAAACTAGAGGCTTGCACTGTGTTGCACTGGCTCATGCTTAGTGATCCAGCTTTACCATCAAGTTCCGTGATCTCTATTCTATGACACCCCCTCCAACTAGGTCTCTGCTGTACCAGAGGGTGTAATTAATGTGCATTACTACTATCATTACAATCTCTCCCACCACAGTTTTGCAGCCCACTAGTCACCTCAATCTCCCTCTCTTTAACACTAACTAGAGTGTTGGCGCACAGAGATGGAGGTTCTGATGGCTCGACTATGGTTTAACCCCAGAATGCTCTATCAGTACTACCACTAGTAATAAGAgctgggctaggcacagtggctcaagtctctaatcccaacacttcaggaggctgaactaagagaactgcttgaggccaggagatagagaccaacctaggcaacatagtgagaccctgtaaatacaaaaataaaaaattaaaattttttttgtttgtttggagacagggtctcactctgtctcgcaggctggagtgcagcagcacaactgcagctcactgtagcctcaacctccccaggctcaggtgatcctcctacctcagcctcctgagtagctgagaccacaggcacgcaccaccatgcccagctaattttttttttttttttttttttttgggtaaagacaaggtttcagccacgttgcccaagctggcctcaaactcttggactcaactaatccacccacctcgacccctcaaaatgctgggattactggcatgagccaccaagcccagccgtTTTTAATAAATTAGCATGGCATGTGCCtctggtcccaactacttgggagactgagatgaaaGGATTGCATAAGCCCAGAAGgacgaagctgcagtgagccatgactgcatcactgcactccagcctgggaaacagagcaagactctgtctcaggaaacaaacaaacaaacaaaaaaggtcaaAAAAGTAAGAGCTAACATCTGTTGCTTACCATACGCTAGGCACTGGGCTAGGCATGAACATCTCATGTGATCATCAAAACAAGCCTAGGAGGAGCgtatattatccccatttcacaaacaaaaattaaggCTCAAAGGGATGAAATGACTTACTCAAGGTCATAGATCTACCAAGTCCTACAGCCAGACTTGAAGCCCTTCTTTTCCTGATTCGAAAGCCCTTGCTGTCTACCAGACAGCTGGCTGTATGTACCTTGTAGAGCACACTGCGGTCCCCCATCACACGGCCCTGGGAATGAACATGCTCACTGCTGCGTTTCCCCTTCACCTTGACAATCCGCTGTACTTCTGGGGGAATGGTCAGCTCCCAACTCAGCTCAGTGGTGAGatcctagggcaggggcaaaaaaaGCCTGTAATCAGGAGGGTACACTTAGAACTGAAACAGCTAGAGTTAGACACATCCTGGAGTTCATTATCTGAGGCCTTTTTGCAGGAAGGAACAGAGATCAGAACTAGAAAAATGAGCCAggagcagtgactcatgcttgtaatcccagcacttaaacctgggaggcagaggttgcagtgagctgagatcatgccactgtactccagcagtctgagcaacaagagcaaaactccgtctcaaaaaacaaaaaaagcaggtgacaggccgggcacgctggctcacacctgtaatcccaacgctttgggaggccaaggcaggcggattacttgaggtcaggaattcgagaccaacctggccaacatggggaaatcctgtctctactgaaaatacaaaaattagctggtcgtggtggcgaatgcctgtaatcccagctactcaggaggctgaggcaggagaattgcttgaatccgaaaggtggagattgcagtgggccgagatcatgccactgcactccagcctgggcaagagagcaagactctatctcaaattaaaaataaataaataaataagtaataaaaaattaaaaaagcaggTGACATTAGGCTATGAACAAAACACTCAGTGCACACCCCACTTGAATCTCTTCCAGAAACCTGCAGCCTCCCAAAAAACAGTCTCATTGGAACACATCGGAAGACCTGGGAAATAAAAAAAAGGGTTGAATGAGGTCTACTTACCCAACTGCTACAGGAAAAGTAGCAGATGATCCTCCGTCTGCACCAAAGCCCGGTAGCCCACTGAGTCATCCTTCTTCAAGAACACCTGGATATACAGCTATAAGCCACAGTCAAGACCAGTGTAGTCAGTGAGGATCCAAATGCCTCTGAGAGCACCAGACCCCAGGATCCAAATGCCTCTGAGAGCACCAGACCCCAGGATCCAAATGCCTCTGAGAGCACCAGACCCCAGGAGTCAAAGCCTGGACTTTACAGAGGTACAAGCCATGGCTTGTTATTTGATGTCTAAACAATGTAGCTATTATCTGGATGCCAGTAAGTGATCCATAGTCTTAGGAGCCAACACAATGATGTTGGGGTCTCCCAGACCTTTCCATGGAAGAACTTGAGTACTCCACGGGTACCACGCCATTCATCCATGCTCTAATCACACCCCACAAAGGTGAGCAGGAGGCCGGGATTAGACTTTCTGCTTTAGAAACGAAGAAGCCACAACCCTAGCAGCTGAGGAACACAACCAGATGCACACAGAGGCAATACTGGGTAGTGATGAGGAGTCCAAGCTGTGGGGTTAGACCTGAATCTGAACCCCAGTGACACCTCTTACTAGCTCCGTGACTCTGGCTATGGTACTCGATCCCACCAGGCCACAGAATCATTTTAAAAGCAGGTCAGGAACAACCGCTTCACGGGAGTGTTCGGAGGGTTAAATCAATTAATGTGTAAGTTAaaagcttagaacagtgcctggtgcacaATGATGAGCTGGCATAAATAATACCCGCCTTTAGTGTGATTTCTAACAACTCAGTGGCTCAGGGAGCACTAGAACACATGTTCAGAGAGCCTAATCCGAGCCCCATGGCTAAGACCTGGCCCTGAGGAAAGGACGCCATGTGCTGAGAAGCCCACAGGACAGTCTGCAAAGAAAGGCTCTGCCTCACCCGCTCAGGCCGAGTGCCGCTCTGTTCCAGGCTAAATGTAATCGTGGTGTCCAGCAGCCGCCGACCTGTCTCCACGAGGTATAGGTTAATGGTGTAGGTCTGATTGAAGCAAGCCAGAGAGTCCTAGGGGTACAGACAGCACGTGTCAACTACAGGTATCCCCCGAAAGCAAAGCCCACCAAAGGAAGTCCAAGGACTGGGGGCAAATACCCTAGAGAAGGAGCCAGGCCAGAAGGGGAAACATATGCAaaggagaataaaagagaaaagcaagctAAATCCTAAGGCAGAAATAAGGTGcctgagtaaataaatgaaattacaaCTACCATACTTGTCTTGGAAGCCAGTACAGAGTAGCAGAGACTTCTGAGAGAGAGGTAGGGCTGAGCAAGGTAAGACTGAGcaagacaggaggcagggaaacgCTTAGATGGAGGCCACAGCAGGAACCTATGCCTCCAGCCAGGGGCTCATGCCTCCACTACAGGGTAACTGCACAGATTACTACTCAACTGTGCCAGCCAGGATCCCAAAAGAAATGGGGACGCTCAGGCCCAGAGGAGAAAGTGGCTAGGAACAGATTCTAGGGATTCTACCTCCTAATCTCCCAGTAAAATGAGATTAAGAGAAACATCATTTAATTTACAGTACTTAGGAAACCCCATTTGAAGCTGGGAACTCTAGGATGTGCTCCTAACCAAAGCTGTTCCCCCCAACTCTCTTTGGTGGCCTCCTGCGTCTCTAGGTCTGGCATACTGCCCAGTGCCACACCCTACCTTTGAACTAGACTTCTCCGAAAAGCTCCCCATTGACCCATCTTCAGAATTGCTAGTTTTCTGCTATGAGAAAGAGAAGGACAGGAGAAAATTCAGCCAAAGGGTCACTTCCCAGTCGCTGAAAAGAAgcttttgtttctgtcttcttaGCACTTAAGAGAAGACAACGCTCATTTCTCACCCCTGCCCACAAAGCCTATTCAACCCTTAACAGCCCCATAAGAAAGTAAGGTCATCACATTAGGGTCTCGTTCCTGGGGAGAAATGGGGTGTGCAGAAAGCTCTATACGGTGAGGCAAGACCTCACTTCTCAACAGCCtcctgccccctgggttcatacTGACCAGGTCAATGTGCCCAGACTTCTGATTTTCAGGGTTCCTAGTGGAGACCAGGAAGGAGAATCCCAAGTGCTGACTGTTGTTCTCAATACTCACCACTTCATTCCGACGGGCCATGACTGCAGCCACCGTCTTCTCCCCAGTGGTGGCAAAGCTCACTAGGGCAGTCTGGGGGAAAAGCAAGGCATCAGCTCCTAAATGGGACCAGTACTAGCCAGCTGCCTTACAGAGGGTCACCTCTTCAGGGCCTTAGAGTTGAAAGTGCTCTCCATTTCGGAGCAGAATGGTCAGGCATTTAAGAGCAGAGGGAGGCCTCGGTTGCATCTACAGCTGAAAACAGAACTCTCCCTACCTCCAACGCAGGCACAGGTCAATCTTAAATCCCATGCTGCTTGTTCTTACTGTCTACGGGGAAGCTCTCATTTATGTCCCCATATTTCCTTTGGACTAAGGAAGGCACTAGTTTTGCTCTAAAGATCCTTTGTAATACTCAGGAGGAAATATACCATTTCTACGGTAAGGCTACCTACCCCCTCTCAAACCACTTATGGGAAGGTGTCATCAATCTTGGGCCTAAGAGCAAACGTTTCCAGATTCAAAAGCACTGCCTTCTAGCATCCATGTCTTGGAGAGATCCCCTGAATCCTAGCAAACCATGTTGCCTGCAGTTACCTGTGGGAAGTTTTTAAGCAAACTCAGGGTTCCGTAATGGTACTGCAGCAGAGCATAGTGGCTTGGGGACAAGTGCAGGAAGAACTGGGCCCGGGAAGCGTCCACTGGGTTGGGCTGGGTAGGCAGGACCGGGGTTGGAATCCACTTCCAAATTCTAAGTCGAGAGActggaaggcaagaaggaggagGATTATGGCTAACAGCTGACGACTCCCTGACCCATCCCAGGCTCACACCCTCTGCCCTACTTTGCCGGGGGAAGTAACTGGGCCATGGCAGGTGGCTCCAAACGCTCCAGTTCAAGTTCCACAAAGGGGAAAGTGACCGATTTCCTCTTACACCAGTTCAGCCAGAGGCCTGAATGGCTTCCACTGCTCAGGAAGAGTCTGGGAGAAAGAATCATGCCAAACTTTCTACTCCCCACAGGAAATGCCTCAGGCCAGAAGAAGCGGTGGCAGCCTCCCACCTGCAGCGCGATCTGTCTCAACTCCCATTCCGTCTTCAGAGCCAAAGTTTGGAGGGAACGTGAGCTCGGGTCAGGACACACCAGGACAGCCTCATCCACCACAACACAGGCTCCGGACAGGTGCTGCAGCCATGGAGTTGAAACCCTAACCTACAGAAAAGTCATCGTTAACAGGAAGCTCGTGAAAGATTTTTACATTTCCCTCTCAGCCCAACAGCAATATTGCTGCCAGCATCCCACTGGGGGTCCTAAGCTCAAAGGTTCTTCATGGTTGGTTGTATAGCAGTTCTTCCTGTCCCCTGAAACCCCACCCTCCAACCTCCTGAGAGCCTTCAAAGCTGGAAAAAATATCAGGATTTTCTTTCTGGTCACTGGAAAAATATACCCGATAATTTTAAATACCTGACACTTCAGAATCAGCACTTCTTTACTATATTTGCCATATGTGGTGTCCTACTGTGATTTCGCAGCACTGTAAGATACTTACGGGCAGAGACTAGATCTATGTAAACTTTTAGCCACCCCAGAAGATAACACATGCAAATATGACTACTTTAAATAGAGGCCTAATGGGAAGGCAGCTGGCAAGTTACCAGAATGAGGGAGCATAAGTAGCTTTTGCATCTGCCCAGCCAAGTTCCCTGTTCCCCAGTACAAAGAAATCTATCGagtctcccccaaccccaccttaTTCACAGGCTCCTGTCACCCTCCTGTACCTGCTGAACAATCTCTCCATCTTCCACATTAAACTTGACAACGTTCACATGGCTGAAGGGAACAACTCCGAGGGCCCACACCACCCCAGAGCCGTAAGAATACACCATCTGGTAGTGGATGCTGTCActaagagagggaagaagaaaccGCAGCGTCAGCTTTAAACCCAGGACAGGATTATCCTCAGGGGCTGCCAGGCCTCAGCCAGATGTCACCAACTAGTAATTCCCAAAtaggttttctttggctcacacagtttgggggcttttgttgttgttgttcttaattTGAATTAGTTGTCAACATTTAGAAGATATTATACTTCACAATCAGATTTCTAAATTTTCCTACAGTTAGAAGACCTGGCAACACCAGGCCTAAATACAGAGCGCCAATCAGGTGGGTAAGGCCAGGCGCACTGCAGCTCCCATCCAGCCAGTGTTGCTCACGGATATTTCATAACCTGCCTCATagcattttctttgttctgtttttttagacagtgtctcactctgtcacccaagctgcagtgcagtggtgcgatcacggctcgctgcagcctctacctcccgaggctcaggtgatcctcccacctcagcctcccaagtagctgggatcacaagcacgcaccaccacgcccggctaattttttgtattttttgtagagatggggttgcccaggctggtctcgaactcctgagctcaagtgatctacccacctcaggctcccaaagtgcagggattacaggatgAGACACCAGGCCAGGCCAGAATTTGAAGTTTCGAGTCCTGCTCTAAACTTTGAAAATGGCCACAGGGTGTCCAAGTAGATCCTTTTCTCTTGTTCCCTCCCTCTTGTTCCTTCCCAGTTTCAATGTTTTCTACCAGCAGGACCTCGAGAAACCATTTCACACCTCACTCAGCCTACCCTGGGTCTTCTTGAGTTGTTCTAACTCTTAATATGAATGAAAGGCTCAGTCAGAACTAGAACCAGAACTAGAACTTGAACTACAAGTCAGAAGGCGCAAAGTACCACATCCACAAGCGAGTGGCTCCCGTAGCATGGCTCGCCCTAGCACCCCAGTTTCAGAGTGTTCTCCTCAGTGCAAAGGAAACTCCAGGCATACTCCAGAGTTTCACCCATACTCACAGCCTTCGAGATCTTGTGAGTGCAACACACTCCATGCAACACCAACAAGAGACAGGCCTGGGTTAAAGCAAATGCTTCGGGTCCCTCAAGGAGAAAGAGGAGCTCCTAGAGAGTAGGACGAGGCAGCTGTTGCCTGTGAGCAGGCAGCCTTACCTTTCTGGGAGATGTTCCACCCACTTGAGGTGCCCACTGGAGAGATGATGGAGGGCAAGCGTAGTCTTCTTCAGGACTGCGATGTACCTTACAGACTCCTGCAGGTCAACCAGCCCAAGTGCCTGGAAACTGAGCACAAGTACAGGTTGAGAGCGGCCCGCACCTGCAGAGCCTCAGGCTGGAAGAGACAGTCCAGAACAGTACCCACTGTTGCTTAGTGGGTAAGAAAACAGGCTTTGGGGTCAAACCCAGCTGGATCCTAACCCTGGCTCTGTCTTGTTAGTCAACGTCAGATTCTGCACTTGCAACCATTTGGCCACACTGCTTGCTTCCCTGAAACCATCTATGTCTCCTAAAGGCTGTTCcctccttttttgtatttttaatagagatggggtttcactgtgttggccaggatggtctcgacctcctgacctcgtgatgcacccgccttggcccaaatcccaaagtgttgggattacaggcgtgagccactgcacctggcccaagtcTGGGCTGATCTTGAgtctttgggctcaagcaatcctcccacctcagcatcccaaattgctgggattacaggtgtcagccactgcatctggtctgaaatctacatttttaaccATTAGCCTTTCCTGGGTCCTTGGCTGCCCACCCTGGAGACAGCCCAACTGTGTTTGTAGTGGCAGGGCTTCCCTCTCCCTGCTGTCCCTAACCCCCTTCTCCAGCTTGGGTATTATATAGTTATGGCTTCCCTTTAGTGAGCACCTGTTAAGTGCCAGGTCTGCAGGCAAAGTGCTTCACACAATTTCTAATTCAGACAAGCGGCCTGAAAAGGAAGTCTGAAGCTGAAAGGCTGGGTGACTGACCTCGGTTTACCCAGCTGCTGAGCAGCAGCAGAGTGGCTCTGAAGTCAGCTCTGTCTACAGCTGAGACAGCATGGAGGCAGGGCTTTAGAGCCCAATGGTCATGGCTGTTTCCACACAGTAATGCAAGGCATACATGAATAACCACAGCCCAGTTAGCAGCAGGGCCATGGCTGGGAGGGGCATGATTAGTCACTGTGCAGCAGAAATGTGCTGAAGTCTAGCTATCTCCCTTACAGGGCATGCATGGGGACGTGGTCATCCTGGATGGAGCAATTGGAGAAATTGGCACCCGCAGAGGAAGGGCCCCTGGAGTCAGCTGTCACAGAGGCCGCTGACCAAGCCTGGCACCTGAATATCCCACTATCTCCTCCAGGTCTGGCTAGACCTGGCTCAGGTGCGGAGGACACCACCTGCCACCCTTCATTCTCTGCCCCTGGCCAGTTTTGGCCTTAAATGGTTGTAGGCTGCTTTCCCCTCAGCCCAGTTTGCAGACGGTCCTCTACACTCCTGCAGTCTTCCCAGTCTTCCTCGCCAGGCGAGAGGGCTGGGCCTGAGCTCTCCTTCAGCACTTCCTGCTGAGGCTAGTGCTTGACCTGGCCTAGGCCTGGGCGAACTTGGTGAATTCATTTCCTCTTCTGCCCGGAGCCTGCTTCCTGCTGTCCTTCCCAAGGGCGTGGTGAGAAGTGGGCAGGAGTAGGAAGTCTTCAAAGAACAGAGGCATTGAGAGGGTGTCAGGGGCACAATGCCGTTGTGAAGGTCACCCCACACCGTGGGATCCAGCCTGACCTCCCAACAGCAGGGCTGGAGGTGGCCCTCTCTTCCATGCACGGCGGAAAAAAGAGGGCCACCGTACACCCTGAAGCTGATTTACTCTCATTCAGAACTGCTTTCATGAAATACAAATAGAACAatgtgggctggatgcagtggctcacacctataatcccagcactttgggaggccaaggtgggtagatcacttgagctcaggagtttgagaccagcctgggcaacatggtgaaaccccatctctccttaatattttaaaacagaaaatcaaaaacaaatagaacaagGTGGACAAAAATCTACCACTAGAGTCCCCAAGAATAAAACCTCCCAGGATGCCATGGACACTTTAGACGCTGGCTCTTGACTCTTGCAGTGACATCACTCTCAGCCCAAGCCTGTCTTCCTGGCATCCATCAGATCTGCAGCCCTGGTTTGGAAGTGTGTGGAAGGCTAGGAAGGATACCTAATTCTCCTCAGCAAATCCCTCTGCCAAGGGGTACCCAGGGCTGAGGAGAAACTCCAGTGTGGAGCTGTGCTGTCATGGCAGTCTCAAGGCAGCCAGTGGAAGTTGGCTGACAAGGCAAACTAAGGCAATCCACGGAGAACAAATCCAatggccacccaggctggagtgcagtggcatgatcatggctcactgagccTCCAACTCTCAGGCttgagcaattctcccacctcagcctcccaagtagcggggaccacaggcacgtggcaccatgcctaatttatttttatttttttgtagagacgggatcttgctgaattgcccaggctggtttcaaacttctgggctcaccAAAGGCCTCTTTTCTAAGAAAGAGCCCTCTCCCTCTTGTTGTCTCCAGGAGAGACATCCTGCAAagttgtatttcctttttttttttttttgggatggagttttgctgtgtcacccagactggagtgcagtgctccaATCTtagactcaccgcaacctccgcctccagggttcaagcgattctcctgcctcagcctcctgactagcttggactacaggcacacgccactatgcccagctagtttttttttttttctatatttaggagagacggggtttcaccgtgttagccaggatgatcttaatctcctgaccttatgatctgcccgcctcggcctcccaaagtgctgggattccaggtgtgagccaccgtgcacagcccaGAGTTTTATTCTTTACAGGAGGTCAGTGCCCATCACATTCCCTGTCTACAGACAAATAAAAAGCTGCTCTCCCCAGAGGGGCGGCAGCAGTCCTGATGGTCCAGTGAGACCCAGAAGATTCCAGGAGACCTTCAGTCCTGAGTCCCTTTCAGTCATCGTCTTCTGAGTCGGACTCTTCTGCGGACTCGGATGCGCTCTCTGGCAAGTCGTCTCCCATCTGCTGGAAACTTCCCGACTGTGAATCCCACATGTATTTGACAGTCACCTTGAATTCAGCCATCTCATacccaaaaagcttctgcaagaGACAACGGGAACAAAGAATCAGGAGGAATGAAGGTATTCAAAGTGCAGGGTGGCGTTTTCAGCAGGCAGAGGAAAGCCAGCGCCCCCACCCGCAACAGCCCTCAAGACACCAGACTCACCAGGATGCGAGCCTGCTCTGGGGTCAGCACATCGCCCTCCTTGCATACCTCGTAGTCAGACAGCAGAGTCACCACACCTGCAGAAGAGCGTGGCTCTCAGTTACCTCTGGCCCAGAGGCCTACAGAGCCCTCTCTGCCCCTGCCACGTTGGGAGGAATCCACTCAGCCACCTGCCCTCCCCATGGCTCCAACACACACTGGGCAGTGGCTGTCTCCCTGAGGTCCCTTTGattcgctgcagcctcgacctcctgggctctagtgctcctcttgccacagcctcccatgtagctaggaccacaggcgcacaccaccatggctaattttttgactttttttttttaacaagcgcAAGGCCCCTGACGGGCCTCAAGGGCTGCATTTTGGCTGTAAGCTACTGTCTGCTTTCACCCCCACTGTGAGGCGTGCACTCTTAGCCCCATTTTCTCATGAGAAAATGGAAGCTTGTAGAAATAACTTGCTCAGCCAGAAAGGGATGAGTTTGCAGGCCTGTGCTCTTGGACTCTAGGCTGTGACCTTTTGGCTCCAGGGCTGCCCATACCTCTCTTGAGGGCGGTGGGCAGGCCCAGCTGCCTGAGCTGTGGCTCCATGGAGTGGGGGAACTGCTCCAGGGGCCCTGGATCCAGGCTCACAGGGAAAGCTGCTGTGTTACCAGCTCGGGCGTAGTCCATTTCTGTGTATTTCGTGAACCACCTAAGGGAAAAGAGAAGTGGAAGGAGGGGATGCTCCTGGCCACGCCACCAGCCCATGAGTCAGGCTCCCCCAAGTGTCCTGTGGTCCTGGGCATTCCCCCATCACAGACCTTGGCTGCTGGCCAGCAGCCAGCCCAGAGCACCATGCTGGAGAGGACAGAGAGGGCTGTGGTCCCAGGCCACTAGCTCAGTGACAGGCTTCCAGGAGCAGTTCCAACTTGATGCCACATATGGAACGAAGTTCCTGCATCATCCCCTCCCTGAAATCCCCTCTCACCCACCTCTTTCCCGCCGTTCCTCAGCAGTACTTACTCATTCACCTCCTCCTTTGTGCGGTTGGTGAACAGGAGACCCACTTCACCCCTCAACCTTTTGCTGACCTACAAATCAAGAGTGAGGCCAGCTTGGTCGcattagagcagtggttctctacTAGGCACATTTTTGCtcaccaggggacatttggcaacgtTTAAAGATGTTTCTGGTTGTCACAGCAGGAAGGAGTGGGAGGCAGAAGTGTGCTATTCCCTGGGTCTGCAGGTGAAGGGAGAACCCAGAGCTTTAAGCTAGGCCCTGCTCTCCCTGAGCCTCGGGCCTGCCGATGGCTGGGGGAGGCTGTCACGTGGGAGTAGTGGGAGAGAAGGAGGCTTTGCCTTAGCCCCACCGCGTGAGGACCAGAGACTTACCTGGTGCAG
Protein-coding regions in this window:
- the LOC129472555 gene encoding mRNA turnover protein 4 homolog isoform X2; amino-acid sequence: MRNSKLKDIRNAWKHSRMFFGKNKVMMVALGRSPSDEYKDNLHQVSKRLRGEVGLLFTNRTKEEVNEWFTKYTEMDYARAGNTAAFPVSLDPGPLEQFPHSMEPQLRQLGLPTALKRGVVTLLSDYEVCKEGDVLTPEQARILKLFGYEMAEFKVTVKYMWDSQSGSFQQMGDDLPESASESAEESDSEDDD
- the LOC129472555 gene encoding mRNA turnover protein 4 homolog isoform X1 yields the protein MPKSKRDKKVSLTKTAKKGLELKQNLIEELRKCVDTYKYLFIFSVANMRNSKLKDIRNAWKHSRMFFGKNKVMMVALGRSPSDEYKDNLHQVSKRLRGEVGLLFTNRTKEEVNEWFTKYTEMDYARAGNTAAFPVSLDPGPLEQFPHSMEPQLRQLGLPTALKRGVVTLLSDYEVCKEGDVLTPEQARILKLFGYEMAEFKVTVKYMWDSQSGSFQQMGDDLPESASESAEESDSEDDD